Proteins co-encoded in one Sphingopyxis sp. BE259 genomic window:
- a CDS encoding TetR/AcrR family transcriptional regulator, with amino-acid sequence MKRGQHHGALRQLLIDTALGLLDAEGVEAVTIRAVARASGVSHAAPANHFADRRALLTALAVQCFGDLCAGSTAARAAAPASPQVRIIAFADAYVAYALAHPNRYRMMWRMDMLDPDDAGLAALVDGLYAGIEQDVLALPNAQADDATTLLIALSSVVHGYVAMRIDGNFVAAVDTASGKPRHVAIVERLLRA; translated from the coding sequence ATGAAGAGAGGCCAACATCATGGGGCGCTGCGCCAGCTGCTCATCGATACCGCGCTGGGCCTGCTTGACGCCGAGGGGGTCGAGGCGGTGACGATCCGCGCCGTCGCGCGAGCGTCGGGGGTGTCGCACGCCGCGCCGGCCAATCATTTCGCCGACCGCCGCGCCTTGCTGACCGCGCTGGCCGTCCAATGCTTCGGCGATTTGTGCGCAGGGTCAACCGCGGCGCGCGCTGCGGCACCAGCTTCACCGCAGGTGCGGATCATTGCTTTTGCCGATGCCTATGTTGCCTATGCGCTGGCGCACCCCAACCGCTATCGGATGATGTGGCGGATGGACATGCTCGACCCTGACGACGCCGGATTGGCCGCGCTGGTCGATGGACTATATGCGGGGATCGAACAGGATGTGCTGGCCCTGCCCAACGCGCAGGCCGACGATGCGACGACGCTGCTCATCGCGCTGAGCAGCGTTGTTCATGGCTATGTCGCGATGCGGATCGACGGCAATTTCGTCGCTGCGGTCGATACGGCCAGCGGCAAGCCGCGGCATGTCGCGATCGTCGAACGGCTGCTGCGGGCTTAA
- a CDS encoding GGDEF domain-containing protein, producing MSGQFFIQLLNPGIGLLFAAAFFLLWLNRRDRYVAYAAGAYTASAIAFLILDVGPVLPFDLHRIPANIGFLATGALFAAAIIGRYGLPIPWRSMAVTGAASMTVFLWFLLGQPSIGGRILSISIGAAIIAMMIVRALWPIDKVYLIDRVLFWVAALSVVNLTARPIILLALGGGFDSYVGFQQSVYWTTVQFSQAMVAILAAIGLMVAVAIDQISELRRQVDDDNLSGLLNRRGFEARAGSALRRCIDDDRPAALMIADLDHFKRVNDTYGHAVGDAIIAAFGAHVRAIGPVEMVAGRIGGEEFALLVPGAGIEAARQLAEAVRTGLAAACANRIPVALAPTVSLGIAVGVPGAGLSALMQEADQALYEAKRSGRNRVRTFTPNPVRLAASCG from the coding sequence TTGTCGGGTCAGTTTTTCATCCAGTTGCTCAATCCGGGCATCGGTCTGCTGTTCGCGGCGGCCTTTTTCCTGCTCTGGCTGAACCGCCGCGACCGCTATGTCGCCTATGCCGCGGGCGCCTACACCGCCTCGGCTATCGCCTTCCTGATCCTCGACGTCGGGCCAGTGCTGCCATTCGACCTGCATCGCATCCCAGCCAATATTGGTTTTCTCGCTACCGGGGCGCTGTTCGCCGCGGCGATTATCGGCCGCTATGGCCTGCCGATACCGTGGCGGTCGATGGCGGTCACCGGCGCAGCGTCGATGACGGTTTTCCTGTGGTTCCTGCTCGGCCAGCCCAGCATCGGTGGCCGTATCCTGTCGATCAGCATCGGTGCCGCGATCATCGCCATGATGATCGTCCGCGCGCTGTGGCCGATCGATAAAGTCTATCTGATCGACCGTGTGCTGTTCTGGGTCGCGGCGCTGTCGGTGGTCAATCTGACCGCCCGGCCGATCATCCTCCTCGCGCTCGGCGGCGGCTTCGACAGCTATGTTGGTTTTCAACAATCGGTCTATTGGACCACGGTGCAATTCAGCCAGGCGATGGTCGCGATCCTCGCCGCGATCGGCCTGATGGTCGCGGTGGCGATCGACCAGATCAGCGAACTGCGCCGCCAGGTCGATGACGACAATCTGTCGGGCTTGCTCAACCGCCGCGGGTTCGAGGCCCGCGCCGGATCGGCGCTGCGCCGCTGTATCGACGACGACCGCCCCGCCGCGCTGATGATCGCCGACCTCGATCATTTCAAGCGCGTCAACGATACTTATGGCCACGCCGTCGGCGACGCGATCATCGCCGCTTTTGGCGCGCATGTCCGCGCCATCGGTCCCGTCGAGATGGTCGCCGGCCGCATTGGCGGCGAAGAATTTGCGCTGCTTGTCCCTGGCGCCGGGATCGAGGCGGCGCGCCAACTCGCCGAAGCGGTTCGCACCGGCCTTGCCGCCGCCTGCGCCAACCGCATCCCCGTCGCGCTGGCTCCCACCGTCAGCCTCGGTATCGCGGTCGGTGTCCCCGGTGCCGGGCTATCGGCGCTGATGCAAGAGGCCGATCAGGCGCTCTACGAGGCCAAGCGCAGCGGCCGCAACCGCGTCCGCACCTTCACCCCCAACCCCGTCCGCCTTGCCGCCAGTTGCGGCTGA
- a CDS encoding LacI family DNA-binding transcriptional regulator, whose amino-acid sequence MTAKMLRPTSFDVAERARVSQSTVSRALRNSPGVNAETRARVSAAARELGYVVDRHASSLRLKSSETIALVTICRPGEDRSAINPFYFALLGSIAAATSARGFNLLVSFQENPDNFRADFVASGLADAMIVIGTTSNRAAWDYFAAAQASGLDFVCWGSPGSPFHWMRSENDEGGQLAAEHFVKLGRRRVAFVGPQQSPQRQFDERRDGFTATLAAHGVTAIIAEPPAAADRHAQGVSAVQALLTAHPDTDAIFAASDMLALGVLQGLKDAGRRVPEDVALIGFDGIRAGTLADPALTTLEPDLDAAGEALVAMALEDDERTRSGTRIPVHLVVRGTA is encoded by the coding sequence ATGACCGCAAAAATGCTGCGCCCGACATCGTTCGACGTCGCCGAGCGCGCCAGGGTGTCGCAATCGACCGTCTCGCGCGCGCTCCGCAATTCGCCGGGCGTCAACGCCGAAACCCGCGCCCGCGTGTCGGCGGCAGCGCGCGAACTCGGTTATGTCGTCGACCGCCACGCTTCGTCGCTGCGCCTCAAAAGCAGCGAGACGATCGCGCTCGTCACCATCTGCCGCCCCGGCGAGGATCGCAGCGCAATCAACCCCTTTTATTTCGCATTGCTCGGCAGCATCGCCGCCGCGACCTCGGCCCGCGGCTTCAACCTGCTCGTCTCGTTTCAGGAAAACCCCGACAATTTCCGCGCCGATTTCGTCGCGTCCGGCCTCGCCGATGCGATGATCGTGATCGGCACCACCAGCAACCGCGCCGCATGGGACTATTTCGCCGCCGCGCAGGCATCGGGGCTCGACTTCGTCTGCTGGGGCAGCCCCGGCAGTCCGTTCCACTGGATGCGCAGCGAAAATGACGAGGGCGGCCAGCTCGCCGCCGAACATTTCGTCAAGCTCGGCCGCCGCCGCGTCGCCTTTGTCGGGCCGCAGCAATCGCCGCAGCGCCAGTTCGACGAGCGGCGCGACGGCTTTACCGCGACGCTGGCGGCGCACGGCGTCACCGCGATCATCGCCGAGCCGCCCGCCGCCGCCGATCGCCATGCCCAGGGCGTCTCCGCGGTGCAGGCGTTGCTGACCGCCCACCCCGACACCGATGCGATCTTTGCGGCCAGCGACATGCTCGCGCTCGGCGTGCTCCAGGGGCTGAAAGACGCGGGCCGCCGCGTGCCGGAGGACGTCGCGCTGATCGGCTTTGACGGCATCCGCGCCGGCACCCTCGCTGACCCGGCGCTGACCACGCTCGAACCCGATCTCGATGCGGCGGGCGAGGCACTCGTCGCGATGGCTCTCGAGGATGACGAACGCACCCGCAGCGGCACCCGCATCCCCGTCCATCTCGTGGTGCGCGGAACCGCCTGA
- a CDS encoding DUF2891 domain-containing protein, which produces MTLTPDHATRFATATLTHLGREYPYKMDLVLNGPEDAKPPREHHPIFHGSFDWHSCVHGWWQILRVARRFPDLAIAADIRARANAMLVAEKVTGELAFLSRPYSAAFERPYGWAWLLALHAEAEQHDAPWAAALAPLAAAFAARFHAFLPKLTYPLRVGTHFNIAFALLLARDWAETRDPALVARIDASAHAWFGGDRDCQAWEPGGDEFLSSALSEAQLMTVVLGDDFPAWFDAFLPRAADQHPVTLFTPATVSDRSDGKIAHLDGLNLSRAWNWRAIAAALGPGHPVAPVAEAAAQRHLAAALPHVTGDYMGEHWLATFALLALDGL; this is translated from the coding sequence ATGACCCTCACCCCCGACCATGCGACCCGCTTCGCCACCGCCACCCTGACGCACCTCGGCCGCGAATATCCGTACAAGATGGACCTCGTGCTGAACGGCCCCGAGGACGCCAAGCCCCCGCGCGAGCACCACCCGATCTTTCACGGCAGCTTCGACTGGCACAGCTGCGTCCACGGCTGGTGGCAGATCCTCCGCGTTGCGCGCCGCTTCCCCGACCTTGCCATTGCCGCCGACATCCGCGCCCGCGCCAACGCTATGCTCGTCGCCGAGAAGGTCACAGGCGAGCTCGCCTTCCTCTCGCGCCCCTATTCCGCCGCGTTCGAGCGCCCCTACGGCTGGGCGTGGCTGCTCGCGCTGCACGCCGAGGCCGAACAACACGACGCCCCCTGGGCGGCCGCACTCGCCCCTCTCGCCGCCGCCTTCGCCGCGCGATTCCATGCGTTCCTGCCCAAGCTCACCTACCCGCTGCGCGTCGGCACCCATTTCAACATCGCCTTCGCGCTCCTCCTTGCGCGCGACTGGGCCGAAACCCGCGACCCCGCGCTCGTCGCCCGCATCGATGCCAGCGCCCACGCCTGGTTCGGTGGCGACCGCGACTGCCAGGCCTGGGAACCCGGCGGCGACGAATTCCTCTCCTCGGCGCTCAGCGAGGCGCAGCTGATGACCGTCGTCCTCGGCGACGACTTCCCGGCGTGGTTCGACGCCTTCTTGCCCCGCGCCGCCGACCAACACCCTGTAACGCTGTTCACCCCCGCCACCGTCTCCGATCGCAGCGACGGCAAGATCGCCCACCTGGACGGCCTGAACCTCAGCCGCGCTTGGAACTGGCGCGCGATCGCCGCCGCGCTTGGTCCCGGCCATCCGGTCGCGCCGGTCGCCGAAGCGGCAGCGCAGCGCCACCTCGCCGCCGCGCTCCCGCACGTCACCGGCGACTATATGGGCGAACATTGGCTCGCGACCTTCGCGCTGCTGGCTTTGGATGGTCTGTGA
- a CDS encoding DUF979 domain-containing protein: protein MITLGFVYVLAGLTFALFAVLGAMDRSNPKCFGNAAFWGLLALSMLAGDYLGDFGNGCLVLALVAIAGTGQIGRSPGGEIAPELQAERAAKHGPFLLLVALIIPAAALAGTFLFKWLPGLADPKQATLISLAIGVLIALAVGMARLKPPLLLPAQQGRRLLDAVGWAAILPQMLASLGAVFALAGVGEVVGDLIGTAIPQGSLFGAVLAFGLGMALFTMVMGNAFAAFPVMLAAVGMPLLIKQYGGDPAVVAAIGMLAGFCGTLMTPMAANFNLVPAALLELKNPYGVIKAQIGTALPLLAVNIGFIWLFAF from the coding sequence ATGATCACCCTCGGTTTCGTTTACGTCCTCGCGGGCCTCACCTTCGCGCTGTTCGCGGTGCTGGGCGCCATGGACCGCAGCAATCCCAAATGTTTCGGCAACGCCGCTTTCTGGGGGCTGCTCGCGCTGTCGATGCTCGCGGGCGATTATCTCGGCGATTTCGGCAACGGCTGCCTCGTCCTCGCTCTCGTCGCGATCGCCGGAACCGGTCAGATCGGCCGCTCCCCCGGCGGCGAGATCGCTCCCGAACTCCAGGCCGAACGAGCTGCGAAACACGGCCCCTTCCTCCTCCTCGTCGCGCTGATCATCCCCGCCGCAGCGCTCGCGGGCACCTTTCTGTTCAAATGGCTCCCCGGCCTCGCCGATCCCAAGCAGGCGACGCTGATCTCGCTCGCCATCGGCGTCCTGATCGCGCTCGCCGTCGGCATGGCGCGCCTCAAACCGCCTCTGCTCCTCCCCGCGCAGCAGGGCCGCCGCCTGCTCGACGCGGTCGGCTGGGCCGCGATCCTGCCGCAGATGCTGGCCAGCCTGGGCGCGGTGTTCGCGCTTGCCGGGGTCGGCGAAGTCGTCGGCGACCTCATCGGCACCGCAATCCCTCAGGGCAGCCTGTTCGGCGCCGTCCTCGCCTTCGGGCTCGGCATGGCATTGTTCACCATGGTGATGGGCAACGCCTTCGCCGCCTTTCCGGTGATGCTCGCCGCGGTCGGGATGCCGCTGCTGATCAAGCAATATGGCGGCGACCCCGCAGTGGTCGCGGCGATCGGGATGCTCGCGGGCTTCTGCGGTACGCTGATGACCCCGATGGCGGCGAACTTCAATCTGGTCCCCGCCGCGCTGCTCGAACTCAAAAACCCCTATGGCGTGATCAAGGCGCAAATCGGCACCGCGCTCCCGTTGCTGGCAGTGAACATCGGCTTCATCTGGCTCTTTGCATTTTAA
- a CDS encoding DUF969 domain-containing protein, protein MLVLIGILIIIAGFVLRFNPLLVIMASALATGLAAGLDIAAIIAAFGKAFNDTRYVSIIWIVLPVIGLLEAYGLQQHARTLIGRMKGATLGRLLTGYLLLRQGMAAVGLTSVAGHAQTVRPLVAPMAEAAAEAANPALTDEQREEIKAQSAATDNIGLFFGEDIFLAIGSILLMKGVLEGYGYQIEPLHFSLWAIPTAIAAFLIHGFRLRRLDRRMAARTGAAA, encoded by the coding sequence ATGCTCGTCCTGATCGGCATCCTCATCATCATCGCGGGCTTTGTCCTGCGCTTCAATCCGCTGCTCGTCATCATGGCCTCGGCGCTCGCGACCGGCCTCGCCGCGGGGCTCGACATCGCCGCAATCATCGCCGCATTCGGCAAGGCGTTCAACGACACGCGCTATGTCTCGATCATCTGGATCGTCCTCCCCGTCATCGGCCTGCTCGAAGCCTATGGCCTGCAACAACACGCCCGCACATTGATCGGCCGCATGAAGGGCGCGACGCTCGGCCGTCTGCTCACCGGCTACCTCCTGCTGCGTCAGGGCATGGCCGCGGTCGGGCTCACCTCGGTCGCGGGCCATGCCCAGACCGTCCGCCCGCTCGTCGCCCCGATGGCCGAAGCCGCCGCCGAGGCCGCGAACCCAGCGCTGACCGATGAGCAGCGCGAAGAGATCAAGGCGCAATCCGCCGCGACCGACAATATCGGGCTGTTCTTTGGTGAAGACATCTTCCTCGCCATCGGCTCGATCCTGCTGATGAAAGGCGTGCTCGAAGGCTATGGCTATCAGATCGAGCCGCTGCACTTCTCATTGTGGGCGATCCCGACCGCGATCGCCGCCTTCCTGATCCACGGCTTCCGCCTCCGCCGTCTCGACCGGCGCATGGCGGCCAGGACGGGGGCGGCGGCATGA
- a CDS encoding hydantoinase B/oxoprolinase family protein produces the protein MTPPAKDRWQIWIDRGGTFTDVVARSPGGAVVTAKYLSEDPARPGDAAVGAIRDLTGAGSGPLPPLAIRMGSTVATNALLERKGQPTLLAITRGFGDALTIGYQDRPDLFARRIDRIPPPHAAVAEIAERVGPDGDILTRLDEDAAHASLQAARDQGLTSIAIVLMHGYRYPDHEQRLAAIAAEVGFTQISTSHDVSALIKLIGRGDTTLADAYLSPVLRHYVDQFCAQLGDGIAPQFMKSSGGLASAAAFHGRDAILSGPAGGIVGMVGSAAPLGKTRLIGFDMGGTSTDVSHYAERLERDNETIVAGTRIRAPMLRIHTVAAGGGSICRWDGARLSVGPESAGANPGPAAYGRGGPLTVTDCNVLLGKIQPDHFPKLFGPNGDQPLDRDVVVQKFAKMAAEVGGITPEALAEGLLSIAVQQMANAIKRITIARGHDVTQGYSLVGFGGAAGQHVCLVADALGIDEILLHPLAGVLSAYGMGLARPSAIRERTLGLKLNAECAATLVAVEAELSEQARGDLAPDAEITRETLLFVRLADSENAIELPLAAPAEVASSFAAAFRQRFGYAPHDNLVVDRIRVELTETGDPSAALPVPAPTSETAPEAITARLAGAQHEVPLHQRANLVPGRSIAGPAIIIDALSTTVVEPGWNATVKNEGTLRLSKASTILPIDSRWGGGSPAGADGGAERAALVDARGPSTTAAPRSPSPSQGDGEDQSAPDPIRLEIFNSLFMAIAEEMGGALQHSASSINIRERLDFSCAIFDGDGRLVANAPHMPVHLGSMGESVRTILRQRDPGPDGQPRDGRGLRPGDAYALNAPYDGGTHLPDITVIMPVFVAGHSAAAFFVAARGHHADLGGIAPGSMPPNSRSIDDEGIIFDNMLLVDDGHFRDAAVAAHLADSPFPARNPALNIADLKAQVAACQRGASALVDLSAAHGTATVAAYMAHGQAQAETAVRQLLARLSDGQFRYAMDNGAEVVVAVRVDRAARHVTIDFTGSSATLPDNFNAPLPVVRAAVLYVLRTMLDDPIPMNEGCLVPVTLIVPENSMLSPGYPAAVVAGNVETSQVITDALFAALGAMAPAQGTMNNFTFGNTAHQYYETIAGGSGAGPGFDGTSVIQTHMTNSRMTDPEVMEMRFPVIVEEFSIRKGSGGTGQWHGGDGATRRIRFREPMAANILANRRAIPPRGLAGGSDAAPGRNWVERRDGSAEMLGATGSAHLAAGDAFVIETPGGGGYGAAGEDE, from the coding sequence GTGACCCCACCCGCTAAAGATCGCTGGCAGATCTGGATCGACCGTGGCGGCACGTTCACCGATGTCGTGGCGCGATCGCCCGGCGGCGCGGTGGTCACCGCCAAATATCTCAGTGAAGATCCCGCGCGGCCCGGCGACGCCGCGGTCGGCGCGATCCGCGACCTGACCGGCGCGGGCTCGGGTCCGCTGCCGCCGCTGGCGATCCGCATGGGCAGCACCGTCGCCACCAACGCGCTGCTCGAACGCAAGGGTCAGCCGACCCTGCTCGCGATCACCCGCGGCTTCGGCGACGCGCTCACCATCGGCTATCAGGACCGCCCCGACCTGTTCGCCCGCCGCATCGACCGCATCCCGCCGCCGCACGCCGCGGTCGCCGAGATTGCGGAACGCGTCGGGCCTGACGGCGATATCCTGACCCGGCTCGACGAGGATGCCGCGCACGCATCGTTGCAGGCCGCGCGCGACCAAGGCCTGACCAGCATCGCGATCGTCCTGATGCACGGTTATCGCTACCCCGATCACGAACAACGCCTCGCCGCCATCGCCGCCGAGGTCGGCTTTACCCAGATTTCGACCAGCCACGACGTCAGCGCCTTGATCAAGCTGATCGGCCGCGGCGACACCACCCTCGCCGACGCCTATCTCTCGCCCGTCCTCCGCCACTATGTTGATCAATTCTGCGCCCAGCTGGGCGACGGCATCGCGCCGCAGTTCATGAAAAGCTCGGGCGGCCTCGCGTCCGCCGCGGCTTTCCACGGCCGCGACGCGATCCTCTCCGGCCCCGCGGGCGGTATCGTCGGCATGGTCGGAAGCGCCGCACCGCTCGGCAAGACGCGGCTGATCGGCTTCGACATGGGCGGCACCTCGACCGACGTCAGCCATTATGCTGAGCGGCTCGAACGCGACAATGAAACGATCGTCGCGGGCACCCGCATCCGCGCCCCGATGCTCCGCATCCACACGGTGGCGGCCGGCGGCGGCTCGATCTGCCGCTGGGACGGCGCGCGGCTGTCGGTCGGCCCCGAAAGCGCGGGCGCCAATCCCGGCCCTGCCGCCTATGGCCGCGGCGGTCCGCTGACCGTCACCGACTGCAACGTGTTGCTGGGGAAAATCCAGCCCGATCACTTCCCCAAATTGTTCGGCCCCAACGGCGACCAGCCGCTCGACCGCGACGTCGTCGTGCAAAAATTCGCCAAAATGGCCGCAGAGGTCGGCGGCATCACGCCCGAAGCCCTCGCCGAAGGTCTGCTCAGCATCGCGGTCCAGCAAATGGCCAATGCGATCAAGCGCATCACCATCGCGCGCGGCCACGACGTCACCCAAGGCTACAGCCTCGTCGGCTTCGGCGGCGCCGCGGGCCAGCATGTCTGCCTCGTCGCCGACGCGCTCGGGATCGACGAAATCCTTCTCCATCCACTGGCCGGAGTGCTGTCCGCCTACGGCATGGGCCTCGCGCGCCCGTCGGCGATCCGCGAGCGCACGCTTGGCCTGAAACTCAACGCCGAATGCGCCGCGACGCTCGTTGCAGTCGAAGCCGAATTGTCGGAGCAAGCCCGCGGCGACCTCGCCCCTGATGCGGAGATCACGCGCGAAACCCTGCTTTTCGTCCGGCTCGCCGACAGCGAAAATGCGATCGAACTCCCGCTCGCCGCGCCTGCCGAGGTCGCATCGTCCTTCGCCGCCGCCTTCCGCCAACGCTTCGGCTACGCCCCGCACGATAACCTCGTCGTCGACCGCATCCGCGTCGAGTTGACCGAGACGGGCGACCCGTCCGCGGCGCTGCCCGTGCCCGCGCCGACCAGCGAAACCGCACCCGAAGCCATCACCGCCCGGCTCGCGGGCGCGCAGCATGAAGTCCCGCTCCACCAGCGCGCCAACCTCGTACCCGGCCGCAGCATTGCCGGTCCCGCAATCATCATCGACGCGCTGTCGACGACGGTCGTCGAGCCGGGTTGGAATGCGACAGTCAAAAATGAAGGAACGCTGCGGCTCAGCAAGGCATCGACGATCCTCCCCATCGACTCGCGATGGGGAGGTGGCAGCCCCGCAGGGGCTGACGGAGGGGCCGAGCGCGCAGCGCTCGTGGACGCTCGCGGCCCCTCCACCACGGCTGCGCCGCGGTCCCCCTCCCCATCGCAAGGCGATGGGGAGGATCAATCTGCCCCCGACCCCATCCGCCTCGAAATCTTCAACAGCCTGTTCATGGCGATCGCCGAGGAAATGGGCGGCGCCCTTCAGCACAGCGCGTCGTCGATCAACATCCGCGAGCGGCTCGACTTTTCCTGCGCGATCTTTGACGGTGACGGCCGTCTCGTCGCCAACGCACCGCATATGCCCGTCCATCTCGGCTCGATGGGCGAAAGCGTGCGCACGATCCTGCGCCAGCGCGACCCCGGCCCCGACGGCCAGCCCCGCGACGGCCGCGGCCTGCGCCCGGGCGACGCCTATGCGCTCAACGCCCCCTATGACGGCGGCACCCACTTGCCCGACATCACTGTCATCATGCCGGTATTCGTCGCGGGCCACTCCGCCGCCGCCTTCTTCGTCGCGGCGCGCGGCCACCACGCCGACCTTGGCGGTATCGCGCCGGGGTCGATGCCGCCGAACAGCCGCAGCATCGATGACGAAGGCATCATTTTCGACAATATGCTCCTCGTCGACGACGGCCATTTCCGCGACGCCGCGGTCGCCGCGCATCTCGCCGACAGCCCCTTCCCGGCGCGCAATCCGGCGCTCAACATCGCCGATCTCAAGGCACAGGTGGCGGCCTGCCAGCGCGGCGCCAGCGCGCTCGTCGATCTCAGCGCCGCGCACGGCACCGCCACCGTCGCCGCCTACATGGCGCATGGTCAGGCGCAGGCCGAAACCGCCGTCCGCCAGCTGCTCGCGCGCCTCAGCGATGGCCAGTTCCGCTACGCGATGGACAATGGCGCCGAAGTTGTCGTCGCGGTCCGCGTCGATCGCGCCGCGCGCCACGTCACGATCGACTTTACCGGGTCGAGCGCCACCTTGCCCGACAATTTCAACGCGCCGCTCCCCGTCGTCCGCGCCGCGGTGCTGTATGTCCTGCGCACGATGCTCGACGATCCGATCCCGATGAACGAGGGTTGCCTAGTGCCCGTCACCTTGATCGTTCCCGAAAACTCGATGCTCAGCCCCGGCTATCCCGCCGCGGTCGTCGCGGGCAATGTCGAAACGAGCCAGGTGATCACCGACGCGCTGTTTGCGGCCTTGGGCGCGATGGCGCCCGCGCAAGGCACCATGAACAACTTCACCTTCGGCAATACCGCGCACCAATATTACGAAACGATCGCCGGCGGCTCAGGCGCCGGACCGGGCTTTGACGGCACCAGCGTCATCCAGACGCATATGACCAACAGCCGCATGACCGATCCCGAAGTCATGGAAATGCGCTTCCCGGTGATCGTCGAGGAATTTTCGATCCGCAAAGGGTCGGGCGGCACCGGCCAATGGCATGGCGGCGACGGTGCCACCCGCCGCATTCGCTTCCGCGAGCCGATGGCGGCGAACATCCTCGCCAACCGCCGCGCAATTCCGCCGCGCGGGCTGGCGGGCGGCAGCGACGCCGCGCCGGGCCGCAACTGGGTCGAACGCAGGGATGGTTCAGCAGAAATGCTCGGCGCAACAGGCAGCGCCCACCTCGCCGCAGGCGATGCGTTCGTGATCGAAACGCCGGGCGGCGGCGGTTACGGGGCAGCGGGGGAGGATGAATGA
- a CDS encoding CHASE domain-containing protein: MRPNSWADRLLALLVRFVGLVILLAAIAAAAASFIYNQSDEAEQAERVATHVNMRLHDHVAVLKGVRALYQSDSAASGPGIRAYLAALQPQVQAPGMEGVGIAAAMRAATPAAVEAKLRENYGREIKVWPTTDQPIGFAVVLVEPYTPRRNAALGFDMYSEPTRRAAMRRAWQTGQPAASGIVQLAQEKASKVKQPGFLIYLPVYARTPAETNPDTLATAPGTRAVEAFVYAPFRTQDMMKAVLGSQLDGITGIEVYAGEGPSAPLIFRQGEMGWDAHEQTLHVADRQWTMRISYGRLLERLGRPLAILIFGIALALLATQLHRVQQRRVGTLQRLAEEKARHAEDRELMIGEMAHRMKNAFARIGALARITLRESSSLDEFEVKFDGRMRALSDAKQMLVTGAVDTVELGKIVRRELEIAGRSPDQLAAVTGPDVRLDDEGAQALSLAIHEFVTNSIKYGALAGHGDLAVHWHRDGNDIELNWAETGLPETPQIDGESFGTQFIRTLIERQLKGSWDRRAADHGLAITIRWPDRDPTR; the protein is encoded by the coding sequence ATGCGCCCGAATTCATGGGCTGATCGGCTGTTGGCGTTGCTCGTCCGGTTTGTCGGCTTGGTCATCCTGCTCGCCGCCATCGCCGCTGCTGCCGCCAGCTTCATCTATAACCAGTCGGACGAGGCCGAACAGGCCGAACGCGTCGCGACCCACGTCAATATGCGACTGCACGATCATGTCGCGGTGCTAAAGGGCGTGCGCGCGCTCTATCAGTCCGACAGCGCCGCCAGCGGCCCCGGCATTCGCGCCTATCTCGCCGCGCTCCAGCCGCAGGTGCAGGCACCGGGGATGGAGGGCGTCGGCATCGCCGCCGCGATGCGCGCCGCAACCCCGGCTGCGGTCGAGGCCAAGCTGCGCGAAAATTACGGACGCGAGATCAAGGTGTGGCCGACGACCGATCAGCCGATCGGCTTTGCCGTGGTTCTGGTCGAGCCCTACACGCCGCGCCGCAACGCCGCGCTGGGTTTTGACATGTACAGCGAACCGACGCGCCGCGCTGCGATGCGCCGCGCTTGGCAAACTGGCCAGCCCGCTGCGAGCGGGATTGTGCAACTCGCGCAGGAAAAGGCGTCAAAGGTCAAACAGCCGGGGTTTCTGATCTACCTCCCGGTCTATGCCCGTACCCCGGCGGAAACGAACCCCGACACGCTCGCGACCGCCCCCGGCACCCGCGCGGTCGAAGCGTTTGTGTATGCGCCCTTCCGCACTCAGGACATGATGAAGGCCGTGCTCGGTTCACAGCTTGATGGCATCACCGGGATCGAGGTTTATGCTGGCGAGGGCCCGTCGGCTCCGCTCATCTTTCGTCAGGGCGAGATGGGCTGGGACGCGCATGAGCAGACATTACATGTCGCGGACCGCCAATGGACGATGCGGATTTCCTACGGCCGCCTGCTTGAACGGCTCGGCCGCCCGCTCGCCATTCTAATTTTCGGCATCGCGCTGGCGCTGCTTGCGACCCAGCTCCACCGCGTCCAGCAACGCCGCGTCGGCACGCTGCAGCGGCTGGCGGAGGAAAAGGCGCGCCACGCCGAAGACCGCGAACTGATGATCGGCGAAATGGCGCACCGGATGAAGAACGCCTTCGCCCGCATCGGCGCGCTGGCGCGCATCACCCTGCGCGAATCGTCCAGCCTCGACGAGTTTGAGGTCAAATTCGACGGTCGGATGCGGGCGCTGTCCGACGCCAAGCAGATGCTGGTCACTGGCGCGGTCGATACCGTGGAGCTCGGCAAGATCGTCCGCCGCGAGCTGGAAATAGCCGGGCGCTCGCCCGATCAGCTCGCCGCGGTCACCGGCCCCGACGTCCGCCTCGACGACGAAGGCGCGCAGGCGCTATCGCTGGCGATCCACGAATTTGTGACCAACAGCATCAAATATGGCGCGCTTGCGGGTCATGGCGACCTGGCCGTCCACTGGCATCGTGACGGCAACGACATCGAATTGAACTGGGCCGAAACGGGCCTGCCCGAAACGCCGCAGATCGACGGCGAAAGTTTCGGCACCCAATTCATCCGCACCCTGATCGAACGGCAATTGAAGGGCAGCTGGGACCGCCGCGCCGCCGACCACGGCCTTGCGATCACCATCCGCTGGCCCGACCGTGACCCCACCCGCTAA